A stretch of Arachis hypogaea cultivar Tifrunner chromosome 15, arahy.Tifrunner.gnm2.J5K5, whole genome shotgun sequence DNA encodes these proteins:
- the LOC140179310 gene encoding uncharacterized protein has product MKVEVCSDSQVVASQVNRSYQARDPLMQKYLEKVKEMTSQFQEVTIQHVPRERNTRADLLSKLASTKPGVGNRSLIQGMVKEPTVALYLTKSSPSWLDPITNFLELGKLPDDEKAAKTLRREAARYAIIQGQLFRKGLSQPLLKCLPPDQTDYVITRFGIPEVVISDNGTQFTDKKFTELLTGLGVKQKFSSVEHPQTNGQVESANKVILLGLKNCLDNKKGAWANELASVLWSYRTTEQSTTGETPFRLTYGVDAVIPVEIGEPSLRLLLAGVDEAVEKDLVEETREMAHLSETALKQRIALRYNAKVLRRDFGERDLVLQRNDVGLPTLGEGKLEANWEGSRTWNAGNLRRFYS; this is encoded by the exons ATGAAGGTCGAAGTATGCAGTGACTCACAGGTCGTCGCCTCGCAAGTAAACAGAAGCTACCAAGCCCGGGACCCCCTCATGcaaaaatacttggaaaaggTTAAAGAAATGACAAGTCAGTTCCAAGAGGTCACGATCCAACACGTcccaagagaaaggaacacacgggcggaCCTCCTGTCCAAACTAGCGAGCACGAAGCCAGGAGTGGGTAACCGGTCTCTCATCCAAGGCATGGTGAAGGAGCCAACGGTCGCCCTCTATTTAACGAAGTCAAGCCCCTCGTGGTTGGACCCCATCACAAACTTCCTGGAACTCGGCAAGTTGCCTGACGATGAGAAAGCGGCCAAAACATTGAGAAGGGAGGCGGCCAGATATGCAATCATACAAGGGCAACTGTTCAGAAAGGGGCTCAGCCAGCCCCTATTGAAGTGCTTGCcccccgaccagacggactat GTGATAACCCGGTTCGGCATCCCAGAGGTCGTCATCTCGGATAATGGAACACAAttcactgacaagaagttcacgGAGCTCCTCACCGGCCTAGGGGTAAAACAAAAATTTTCCTCAGTTGAACACCCCCAGACAAATGGACAAGTAGAGTCCGCAAACAAGGTCATCTTACTTGGCCTTAAGAACTGCCTAGACAACAAGAAAGGTGCATGGGCCAACGAGCTCGCTTCGGTCCTGTGGTCCTACCGAACAACCGAGCAAAGCACTACGGGAGAAACCCCTTTTCGCCTAACATACGGGGTCGACGCCGTGATACCCGTCGAAATTGGCGAACCGAGCCTGCGGCTACTGCTCGCAGGTGTGGACGAAGCAGTAGAAAAGGACCTGGTGGAGGAGACGAGGGAGATGGCCCATTTGTCAGAAACAGCGTtgaaacaaagaatagccctgCGCTACAACGCTAAAGTCCTCAGGAGGGATTTTGGGGAAAGAGACCTCGTTCTGCAACGCAACGACGTCGGTCTGCCGACccttggagaaggaaagctggagGCAAATTGGGAAGGTTCTAGAACATGGAATGCAGGTAACCTGAGAAGGTTCTACTCCTGA